The nucleotide sequence ATGCGGATAAAAGTAGACGGATGGCGTTCCCATACAACTTTTTCTTCTGCTCATTTAATCCCGGATTATGAAAAATGCGGAAGGCTCCACGGGCATTCATATGCAATTCATGCAGTGGTTGGTGGTGAGGTAAATAGTACAGGTATTGTTATTGATTTTGGGGAGCTGAAGAACGTGATGAAGAAAATAGCAGAAGAAATAGACCACAAAATGATAATCCCGGAAAAGGGGAATATTAAAATTTCCCGCAGTGAAGGCGAGGTGGAAGTAATATTTGACAAAAAGAGATATATTTTCCCTGAGGAGGACTGCACAATTCTCCCCATCAAATCATCGTCCGCAGAGAGCTTGGCGCAATACATACTCGACCGCATCGTTGAGGAAATGAACCTGCCGGATAATGTAAATTATCTGGAAATAGGCATCGACGAAGGTTTCGGGCAGGGGGCATGGATTGCCAGGAAGATCGGTGAAAAAAAATGAGGGCAGTATGCCTTTTATCGGGAGGGATGGATTCGTGCGTCACAGCGGCGATAGCAAGAGATATGGGCTACGAGATTTATGCCATCACGTTCGACTATGGGCAACGCAACTGGAAAGAAATAGAAAGTGCAAGGAAAGTCGCCCATTCCTTAGATGCAAAAGAGCATAAAATAATAAAGGCAGATTTGAGAACTTTCGGCAAATCAGCCCTGACAGACGACATAGAAGTGCCCGAATTTCATAGGAAGGGAATACCATCCACTTATGTTCCTGCAAGAAACACGATATTTCTTTCATATGCCCTTGCATACGCCGAAGTTATCGGCGCAGATGCAATATTTATCGGGGTAAACGCGGTCGATTATTCCGGCTATCCCGACTGCAGGAAGGAATACATCGAAGCATACCAGAGAATGGCAAATCTGGGAACGAAGAGAGGGGCCGAAGGCAATCCGGTAAAAATTATGACACCCATTATCAGCATGTCAAAGGCTGAAATAGCCAAGAAGGGTGTTGAACTTAAAGCCCCGCTTGGAGAAACATGGTCATGCTACCGTAACCAAGAAAAAGCCTGCGGGAAATGCGATTCATGCATCCTGCGCCTTAAAGGATTTGAAGAAGCATGTCTAAAGGATCCGATTGAGTATGAATAACGTTACATTACCTTTCTTCCTTCCTAAAAATGTCTCTTTAAGACAAAGGTACACCCGTCCACGAAATCAAA is from Candidatus Thermoplasmatota archaeon and encodes:
- a CDS encoding 6-carboxytetrahydropterin synthase codes for the protein MRIKVDGWRSHTTFSSAHLIPDYEKCGRLHGHSYAIHAVVGGEVNSTGIVIDFGELKNVMKKIAEEIDHKMIIPEKGNIKISRSEGEVEVIFDKKRYIFPEEDCTILPIKSSSAESLAQYILDRIVEEMNLPDNVNYLEIGIDEGFGQGAWIARKIGEKK
- the queC gene encoding 7-cyano-7-deazaguanine synthase QueC; amino-acid sequence: MRAVCLLSGGMDSCVTAAIARDMGYEIYAITFDYGQRNWKEIESARKVAHSLDAKEHKIIKADLRTFGKSALTDDIEVPEFHRKGIPSTYVPARNTIFLSYALAYAEVIGADAIFIGVNAVDYSGYPDCRKEYIEAYQRMANLGTKRGAEGNPVKIMTPIISMSKAEIAKKGVELKAPLGETWSCYRNQEKACGKCDSCILRLKGFEEACLKDPIEYE